The following coding sequences lie in one Novipirellula aureliae genomic window:
- a CDS encoding efflux RND transporter permease subunit, which translates to MKSVIRWAITNTPGMNVLVLALVLVGAISFSRMRREVFPEFELEVVMVTVPYPGATPKDTEEAVCQKIEESISSIDGIKKVTSIAQEGAGYVLAELRSDIKDVQKVMAEIDREVARIPSFPVLAEDPQVQQITFREAAIRIGIVGPDDRTRQGELRLREVAEEVRDDVLQIPAVSSASMMGTRDYQIDVEIPESTLRSYGLSLQRVASILRARNVELPGGQLKSEGQEILLRAKNKGRIGEEIARLPLLTQPNGVVLTVADLGNVRDEFADVTAVGEINGEPAIIVNVERTKSEDLLAMVDAVRAYVAQKELPEGYRFELWGDSSTDVRDRMALLMRNGTQGLLLVFLVLALFLETRLAFWVAMGIPISIMGAGALLAWGDQSLNMLSLFSFLVALGIVVDDAIVIGENIYSHQQMGKPLMQAAVDGSIEVLPSVTASVTTTIIAFSPMFFVSGVMGKFMAVIPFAVIAMLLISLWEGCFVLPCHLAHRHHGFFRLLAIITYPLRPLGILLEWASRLACRAMDWVCERMYLPTLRFGLRHPPFMIATAIALFLVTIGMIRGGVVQSVLFPKSDNNYLQATITFPDGTPASETERATRIMEKAIRRVSQQIAAEQPEVYNDTLAEDKGPVRLTYRELGKITNTQGPMGGSGGGGSNVGQIFVELFDTEIRETHSDQLLALWRKEAGEFAGVEKVTYGTVGVGPGGKPIEFKLLAPSDDVDQLLAATEVVKKRLALFDGVFDISDDNTPGKWEFQFRVKDRALATGVTPTDLGETVRNTYFGAEVMRLQRGRHEVKLMVRHPEEERNNLVNFREIRIRTADGRVRPITELADIHLERGFSEINRVDQMRSITISADLDETTANADLIIDELQRDFIPDLQKDYPAIALRFEGQQEQSRESVGSLKIGFGIALVCMYVLLVLQFRSYVQPLLIMAIIPFGMIGAVWGHAVLGLPLTLFSMFGLVALAGVVVNDSIVLIDFINVRVRDGLKPRHALLDAGERRFRPILLTSMTTIAGLLPLLMEKSFQAQLLIPMAASLAFGLMLATVLVLILIPVFYLIYIRIIEVFGHTLVEND; encoded by the coding sequence ATGAAAAGTGTCATTCGTTGGGCAATCACGAACACGCCTGGAATGAACGTCCTGGTCTTGGCCTTGGTTTTGGTCGGTGCGATTTCGTTTTCCAGAATGCGGCGTGAGGTCTTCCCCGAGTTTGAACTCGAGGTCGTGATGGTCACCGTCCCCTATCCTGGCGCTACGCCCAAGGATACCGAGGAAGCGGTTTGCCAGAAAATTGAAGAGAGTATCAGCTCGATCGATGGGATCAAGAAAGTTACGTCCATCGCCCAAGAGGGTGCCGGATACGTGTTGGCCGAACTCCGAAGTGACATCAAAGATGTTCAAAAAGTGATGGCGGAAATCGACCGTGAAGTCGCTCGAATCCCCAGTTTTCCTGTCTTGGCGGAAGATCCACAAGTCCAACAGATCACGTTCCGCGAAGCCGCCATTCGAATCGGTATCGTCGGACCAGACGATCGAACACGTCAAGGCGAACTGCGACTTCGTGAGGTCGCCGAAGAGGTTCGCGACGACGTCCTACAAATTCCCGCCGTTTCATCCGCGTCGATGATGGGGACACGAGATTACCAAATCGATGTGGAAATCCCAGAATCAACGCTCCGCAGCTACGGTTTGTCGCTCCAACGGGTCGCCAGCATCCTTCGAGCTCGAAACGTGGAACTTCCCGGCGGACAATTGAAATCCGAAGGCCAAGAGATCTTACTGAGAGCGAAAAATAAAGGTCGCATCGGCGAAGAGATCGCACGCTTGCCGTTGCTTACACAGCCCAACGGCGTCGTCTTAACGGTTGCCGATTTGGGAAACGTTCGCGATGAGTTCGCTGACGTAACCGCGGTCGGGGAAATCAATGGTGAACCAGCCATCATCGTCAATGTCGAAAGAACCAAGAGCGAGGATTTGCTCGCCATGGTCGATGCCGTGCGAGCCTATGTCGCACAGAAGGAATTGCCCGAAGGCTACCGTTTCGAACTTTGGGGCGATAGCAGCACCGACGTACGCGACCGCATGGCTCTCTTGATGCGAAATGGTACGCAAGGACTTCTGCTCGTCTTTCTTGTTCTGGCGTTGTTCCTGGAAACCCGTTTGGCTTTTTGGGTGGCAATGGGAATACCAATTTCCATCATGGGCGCTGGAGCACTCTTGGCTTGGGGTGACCAATCACTCAATATGCTTAGCCTCTTCTCTTTTTTGGTAGCTCTCGGTATCGTTGTTGACGATGCGATCGTTATTGGTGAGAACATTTATTCGCATCAACAGATGGGAAAGCCGCTAATGCAAGCGGCCGTTGACGGATCGATCGAAGTATTGCCGAGCGTGACCGCATCGGTCACGACCACGATTATCGCCTTCTCACCCATGTTTTTTGTATCGGGTGTGATGGGCAAGTTTATGGCCGTGATCCCCTTCGCTGTGATCGCGATGCTGCTCATCTCGCTTTGGGAAGGCTGTTTTGTATTGCCCTGTCACTTGGCTCATCGCCACCACGGATTCTTTCGACTCTTGGCGATCATTACCTATCCGCTCAGGCCTCTCGGCATTCTCCTGGAATGGGCAAGCCGCCTTGCCTGCCGAGCGATGGATTGGGTTTGCGAGCGAATGTACTTGCCGACCCTAAGATTTGGTTTACGCCACCCACCGTTCATGATCGCGACTGCAATCGCGTTATTCTTGGTGACGATCGGTATGATTCGTGGCGGTGTCGTCCAAAGTGTTCTGTTCCCCAAGTCAGACAATAACTACTTGCAGGCCACGATCACCTTCCCCGACGGAACGCCTGCATCGGAGACCGAGCGGGCAACAAGGATCATGGAAAAGGCGATCCGCCGTGTCAGCCAACAAATTGCAGCGGAGCAGCCAGAGGTTTACAACGATACGCTGGCGGAGGACAAAGGGCCCGTTCGCTTGACCTACCGAGAACTTGGAAAAATCACAAATACCCAAGGGCCGATGGGCGGATCGGGCGGTGGGGGCAGCAACGTTGGACAAATTTTTGTCGAGCTGTTCGATACCGAGATCCGCGAAACACATAGCGATCAACTATTGGCCCTTTGGCGAAAAGAAGCAGGAGAATTTGCGGGAGTCGAAAAGGTTACCTATGGAACCGTCGGCGTCGGCCCAGGCGGCAAGCCGATCGAATTCAAACTGTTGGCGCCAAGTGATGATGTCGATCAATTGTTGGCCGCTACGGAAGTGGTCAAAAAGCGACTCGCACTGTTCGATGGCGTTTTCGACATCTCCGATGACAATACACCTGGTAAATGGGAGTTTCAATTCCGCGTCAAAGATCGCGCCCTGGCCACCGGCGTGACGCCAACCGATCTGGGTGAAACCGTTCGCAATACCTACTTTGGCGCCGAAGTGATGCGACTCCAACGAGGACGCCATGAAGTCAAATTGATGGTCAGGCATCCAGAGGAAGAACGCAACAATTTGGTCAATTTTCGCGAAATCCGAATTCGTACCGCCGATGGTCGGGTGCGACCGATCACCGAGTTGGCCGACATCCATTTGGAAAGAGGTTTTTCAGAGATAAACCGTGTCGACCAAATGCGATCGATTACCATCTCCGCCGATTTGGACGAGACAACGGCCAATGCTGATCTAATCATCGATGAACTACAACGTGATTTTATCCCAGATCTCCAAAAGGATTATCCCGCGATCGCACTGCGGTTCGAAGGACAACAGGAACAGAGCCGAGAATCCGTGGGCAGCTTGAAAATCGGCTTCGGCATCGCGCTGGTTTGTATGTACGTGTTATTGGTCTTACAGTTCCGAAGCTACGTCCAACCACTTTTGATTATGGCCATCATACCGTTCGGCATGATCGGTGCCGTATGGGGTCATGCGGTGCTAGGACTACCACTCACTCTCTTTAGCATGTTCGGATTGGTTGCCTTGGCAGGCGTCGTCGTCAACGATTCGATTGTTTTGATCGACTTTATCAACGTACGAGTCCGTGATGGCTTGAAACCTCGCCACGCACTACTCGATGCAGGCGAACGGCGTTTTCGTCCGATTCTACTAACGAGCATGACGACAATCGCTGGCTTGTTGCCACTGCTAATGGAAAAGTCGTTTCAAGCACAATTGCTCATTCCGATGGCCGCCAGCTTAGCATTCGGATTAATGCTGGCCACCGTTTTGGTCTTGATTCTCATCCCCGTGTTCTATCTGATCTACATTCGGATCATCGAGGTGTTCGGTCATACGCTGGTCGAAAATGATTAG
- a CDS encoding transposase → MSLQSAQQFVFGFWDNKPIEFEQVEENLSSDGGLIAFYQIDQKLGWTKSLANLISDPRSDPTHTALSIVRQRIFGIIAGYQHIEKEQTIRKIQLSKTIRRKPYQGTQM, encoded by the coding sequence ATGAGTTTACAGTCTGCGCAGCAATTTGTCTTCGGCTTTTGGGACAATAAACCGATCGAATTTGAGCAAGTCGAGGAGAATCTATCCTCCGATGGCGGACTGATCGCCTTTTATCAGATCGATCAAAAACTCGGCTGGACAAAATCCCTGGCGAACCTCATCTCCGACCCGCGGTCCGACCCCACTCACACCGCTCTGTCGATCGTTCGTCAACGCATCTTCGGGATCATCGCGGGATACCAGCACATCGAAAAAGAACAAACGATCCGCAAAATCCAACTCTCGAAAACGATACGTCGAAAACCGTATCAAGGAACTCAAATGTGA
- a CDS encoding LamG domain-containing protein, whose protein sequence is MAQTPVMKWDFETIKNGQAIELSTGIADDIEGNFEEAAGVDGKGLRLDGFTTRVIREAEDTTRLGNEFTIEAWVSLGEYPLNWCPLITTESDEVKGYRLLIGPYGQVSFETAINEQWISCTSANETMPLRKWMHIAAVYTAEKEMTLYVNGEALCTVAIKGSLTYPKKINCIIGMVAAPRRPSDTIRTWGTMPDFYGLDGIIDEIMVFDKARTAEQIKIAFSNCTANSPDIPVRRLPTIEQHPDHFGAFYTKLKYYDGWDNLWPVDEDPDVVVCFDNNPCKLVFWRGVRYGPCWVSENENWMTDQSLETWGTGANDIEGCFEHMQDRHCRFSHVRIIENNDARAVVHWRYAPVSSHGSTWLPDPKTGWECWVDEYYYIYPDGSAVRKVSWNKGTTGRALQLQESLPVTQPGQRNEDLLEKDYVHVADYEYNTTAVSVDLRQQPADWPGNYTVQQFNFKSQNKPYICFEPENRMSVRWIDGGYNHFPVNQARCDGRWTKTFDRPSHISSSPCSKPVIHEHGSRLSWNALYGMNTMEMSELIGFGRSWAYPAELSTGPEFVSNGYDRSQRCYPLENTSGKAAKAEINLGGSKESPVLNPAFSIKNWHAAGARILVNGKVHDNYRAGINRKLEGNDLVVFVDIHELVPVNITILPTTTSNESTSTPQ, encoded by the coding sequence ATGGCTCAGACACCTGTCATGAAATGGGATTTTGAAACCATAAAGAATGGGCAGGCGATCGAATTGTCAACGGGCATCGCAGATGACATTGAAGGTAATTTTGAAGAGGCAGCCGGTGTTGACGGCAAAGGTCTGCGATTGGATGGTTTCACGACCCGCGTTATCCGTGAAGCAGAAGACACGACACGACTAGGCAATGAGTTCACAATAGAGGCATGGGTTTCATTGGGTGAATATCCATTGAATTGGTGTCCGCTGATCACTACCGAATCGGATGAAGTAAAGGGCTATCGTCTCCTGATCGGACCCTACGGCCAAGTTTCCTTTGAGACCGCCATCAACGAACAATGGATATCCTGTACCAGTGCCAACGAGACAATGCCTCTCCGAAAATGGATGCATATTGCGGCCGTCTACACGGCAGAGAAAGAGATGACATTGTATGTGAATGGTGAAGCGTTATGCACTGTCGCCATCAAGGGTTCACTGACCTATCCCAAAAAGATAAATTGCATTATCGGTATGGTGGCTGCCCCCAGAAGGCCAAGCGATACGATTAGAACGTGGGGCACCATGCCAGATTTCTATGGCCTCGATGGGATTATTGATGAAATCATGGTGTTCGACAAAGCCCGAACGGCAGAGCAGATCAAAATCGCTTTTTCAAACTGCACGGCCAACTCGCCAGACATTCCGGTTCGAAGGCTGCCGACAATCGAACAACATCCAGACCATTTTGGGGCGTTTTACACGAAGCTGAAATACTACGATGGATGGGATAATCTCTGGCCCGTCGATGAGGATCCTGATGTTGTTGTTTGCTTCGATAACAATCCTTGCAAATTAGTTTTCTGGCGAGGCGTTCGATATGGACCCTGTTGGGTTTCCGAAAATGAAAATTGGATGACTGACCAGAGCCTCGAAACATGGGGCACGGGCGCAAACGACATCGAGGGCTGTTTCGAACATATGCAGGACCGTCATTGTCGTTTTTCGCATGTTCGGATCATTGAAAATAATGACGCCAGAGCCGTGGTTCATTGGAGATATGCGCCGGTAAGTTCACATGGCAGTACATGGTTACCCGACCCGAAAACCGGATGGGAATGTTGGGTAGATGAGTATTACTACATCTATCCCGATGGATCCGCAGTCAGAAAAGTGTCGTGGAACAAGGGGACCACCGGCAGAGCACTCCAGCTCCAGGAATCGTTGCCTGTGACTCAGCCGGGACAACGGAATGAGGATCTCCTTGAAAAAGACTATGTGCATGTGGCTGACTATGAGTACAACACAACAGCGGTTTCGGTTGACCTCCGTCAACAACCGGCGGACTGGCCAGGAAACTATACGGTCCAACAATTCAATTTCAAGTCGCAGAACAAGCCGTACATCTGCTTTGAACCCGAAAACCGAATGTCGGTAAGATGGATCGACGGCGGGTATAACCACTTTCCCGTTAACCAAGCCCGATGCGACGGAAGATGGACCAAGACTTTCGACCGCCCATCTCACATCTCTAGTTCACCTTGTTCCAAGCCGGTTATCCATGAGCACGGAAGTCGTCTTTCCTGGAACGCCCTCTACGGAATGAATACGATGGAAATGAGCGAACTGATTGGTTTCGGCCGCTCATGGGCCTATCCGGCCGAGTTATCCACAGGACCTGAGTTTGTCTCCAATGGATATGATCGTAGCCAACGATGCTATCCGTTGGAAAACACCTCAGGCAAAGCTGCGAAGGCTGAGATAAACCTAGGCGGGAGCAAAGAATCTCCTGTCTTGAACCCTGCGTTCTCTATTAAAAATTGGCATGCAGCTGGAGCACGGATTCTCGTCAATGGAAAGGTTCATGACAACTATCGAGCGGGGATCAACCGTAAACTGGAAGGAAATGATCTGGTCGTGTTCGTGGATATCCATGAACTTGTTCCTGTCAATATAACCATTTTACCTACGACGACGAGTAACGAATCTACTTCTACGCCTCAATGA
- the uvrA gene encoding excinuclease ABC subunit UvrA has product MSRDIISVRGCRVHNLQDIDVDIPRGKLIAFCGVSGSGKTSLAIDTLYAEGQRAYIESFSAYTRQFLQRLDKPDCDSMEGIPPAIAVTRAGGSRTNRSTVATATEIADHLRLLYAKTAKLFCYACGNPVQSDDPSTVADEIISAATGRNATPTRRMIGFTAWLPDRKAASEILQGLQQEGYLRLIVGDQTFHLSDNDRKQLAQKVGRSGIDCTVIVDRLSADLDRTRVTESLETAMGEGHGRAVILTEIQDASGTVNGIEIDGRTWHRQTVSREKRCDNCNIDYPDPVPRLFNFNNPLGACPTCEGFGDVVRVDMDLVVPDKSLSLADGAIAPWNTPSYEHEKHELLALASDYGIPVDVPFSSLKKKHLRLIQKGVPERNFGGLDGFFAWLDRKKYKMHIRIFASRYRSYHPCEDCGGRRFNPLALAYKLDSKNIADVLAMQTDDAANFLSTIPLEEREQQIASEPINQLSDRIGYLQAVGLGYLQLDRPLRTLSGGETQRVALTAALGSSLVNMLYVLDEPTAGLHPADINRLVEAILGLRNRGNTVIVVEHDETLIRLADRVLEIGPTAGRQGGKVMFQGTPKQMLKAKESITGQFLSGKRGWTLRDRQPRKPRGFITLDGASGHNLKNVSVDFPLGVLCLVTGVSGSGKSSLVQETLYGAVRNRKNPTTTPTPCLPFESIQGLSQVDECMLIDQSAISKSARSCPVTYVKAFDAIRKVFAETVDARTRNYSPGHFSFNSSKGQCSECEGAGVLQIDMQFLADVTMRCPSCRGSRYRDDILKVHYRDRSIADILDMTAGEAISFFRGEQKVQDRLKRLVDVGLGYIKLGQPGTTLSSGEGQRLKLAAFLASASRRRTLFILDEPTTGLHFADIVRLVDCFDALIADGHSLVVVEHNPTLMQAADYLIDIGPGSAQNGGTIVASGTPETICKVSASLTGQVLTDRLHRPASALL; this is encoded by the coding sequence TTGAGCCGAGACATTATCTCCGTACGCGGCTGCCGCGTCCACAATCTACAGGATATTGACGTCGATATCCCCCGTGGCAAACTCATCGCATTCTGTGGTGTCTCCGGTAGCGGCAAAACGTCGCTGGCGATCGATACGCTCTACGCCGAAGGCCAACGAGCCTATATCGAGAGTTTCTCAGCCTACACACGCCAGTTTCTCCAGCGACTCGACAAACCCGATTGTGATTCGATGGAAGGCATCCCTCCTGCGATCGCCGTGACGCGAGCAGGCGGTTCGCGAACGAATCGCAGCACCGTCGCCACCGCGACCGAAATTGCCGACCACTTACGCTTGCTCTATGCAAAAACCGCAAAACTGTTTTGCTACGCATGCGGCAATCCGGTCCAAAGCGATGACCCATCGACCGTGGCAGACGAGATCATTTCGGCTGCAACGGGGCGTAACGCCACCCCAACGCGGCGAATGATAGGGTTCACCGCGTGGCTGCCTGATCGCAAAGCGGCCAGCGAGATACTGCAGGGGCTCCAACAAGAGGGGTACTTGCGATTGATCGTGGGCGATCAAACGTTCCATCTGTCCGACAACGATCGTAAACAACTGGCCCAAAAAGTAGGCCGCAGCGGGATCGACTGCACGGTTATCGTGGATCGTTTATCAGCCGATCTCGATCGAACCCGCGTTACCGAATCGCTTGAAACCGCAATGGGCGAAGGGCATGGAAGAGCCGTGATCTTGACGGAGATCCAAGACGCCAGCGGTACCGTGAACGGTATCGAGATTGATGGTCGAACATGGCATCGGCAGACGGTTAGCCGCGAAAAACGTTGCGACAATTGCAACATCGATTATCCCGATCCTGTGCCACGCTTGTTTAACTTCAATAACCCTCTCGGTGCATGCCCCACATGCGAGGGCTTCGGCGATGTCGTCCGTGTCGATATGGATCTGGTTGTCCCCGATAAATCGTTATCGCTGGCTGATGGTGCGATTGCACCGTGGAACACACCTTCGTATGAACATGAAAAACATGAGCTCCTCGCACTGGCATCCGACTACGGCATTCCGGTCGACGTTCCGTTTTCTTCCCTTAAAAAGAAACACCTGCGGCTGATACAAAAAGGGGTCCCCGAGCGGAACTTTGGCGGTCTCGATGGATTCTTTGCATGGTTAGACCGCAAAAAATACAAGATGCACATTCGCATCTTTGCGTCCCGGTACCGAAGTTATCACCCCTGTGAGGATTGTGGTGGTCGCCGCTTCAATCCACTTGCCCTCGCCTACAAGTTGGACTCGAAAAACATCGCCGACGTGTTGGCCATGCAAACCGATGATGCTGCAAACTTCCTGTCGACCATCCCACTCGAAGAACGTGAACAACAAATAGCTTCGGAGCCCATCAATCAGCTCTCGGACCGCATCGGCTACTTACAGGCTGTTGGACTTGGTTACTTGCAACTCGATCGCCCCTTGCGGACCCTATCCGGCGGTGAGACGCAGCGAGTTGCGTTAACGGCGGCACTCGGTAGTTCGCTCGTCAACATGTTGTATGTCCTCGATGAACCGACCGCTGGATTGCATCCTGCCGATATCAACCGCTTGGTCGAAGCGATTTTGGGACTGCGAAATCGTGGCAATACGGTCATTGTTGTCGAACACGATGAAACACTGATCCGTCTTGCCGATCGAGTCCTGGAAATAGGACCTACCGCCGGTCGGCAAGGTGGCAAAGTGATGTTCCAAGGAACTCCCAAGCAAATGCTTAAGGCCAAAGAGAGTATCACCGGCCAATTCCTTAGCGGAAAAAGAGGATGGACGCTGAGAGATCGCCAACCTCGTAAACCACGCGGCTTCATTACCCTCGACGGCGCTTCAGGACATAACTTGAAAAATGTGTCCGTCGACTTCCCACTCGGAGTGCTTTGTCTTGTAACCGGCGTGTCGGGCAGCGGTAAAAGTTCGCTCGTTCAAGAGACGCTTTACGGAGCCGTTCGCAACCGCAAAAATCCAACAACAACGCCAACGCCATGCTTGCCGTTCGAGTCGATCCAAGGGCTAAGTCAAGTCGATGAATGCATGCTGATCGATCAGTCCGCAATCAGCAAGAGTGCAAGAAGTTGCCCCGTCACCTATGTGAAAGCCTTCGATGCCATTCGGAAAGTCTTCGCGGAAACGGTCGACGCCCGGACTCGGAACTATAGCCCAGGGCACTTTAGTTTCAACAGTAGTAAAGGCCAATGCAGCGAATGCGAAGGAGCGGGAGTGCTGCAAATTGACATGCAATTTCTAGCGGATGTGACGATGCGATGCCCATCTTGCCGCGGCTCACGCTACCGAGATGACATTTTGAAAGTTCACTACCGCGACCGTTCCATTGCCGATATTCTCGACATGACCGCTGGCGAAGCGATCTCGTTTTTTCGCGGTGAGCAAAAAGTGCAGGATCGACTGAAACGTCTTGTCGACGTTGGGCTCGGCTACATCAAGCTCGGCCAGCCGGGGACAACGCTTTCCAGCGGCGAAGGACAGCGTTTAAAGCTGGCGGCATTCTTGGCATCCGCCTCGCGGCGAAGAACGCTATTCATTCTCGATGAACCGACGACGGGACTGCATTTTGCCGACATCGTCCGCTTGGTAGACTGTTTTGATGCTCTGATCGCCGACGGACATTCGCTAGTTGTCGTCGAACACAACCCGACACTCATGCAAGCAGCCGACTATCTTATTGACATCGGTCCCGGTTCCGCTCAAAACGGTGGCACGATTGTCGCTAGCGGGACACCCGAGACGATTTGCAAGGTATCGGCAAGCTTGACAGGACAAGTGTTGACCGACCGCTTGCATCGACCAGCCTCAGCTCTACTTTAA
- a CDS encoding phosphoenolpyruvate carboxykinase (GTP), protein MNLPTKNKKLIDWVNECAELMTPDAVVWCDGSEAEYQKMSDITVDSGLAVRLKKRPNSLLFRSDPSDVARVENRTYIASKTKEAAGPTNNWIDPNELKATMTELYRGCMKGRTMYVIPFSMGPVGSKIAKIGVELTDSPYVVMNMHTMTRVGTIVLEVLGETGEFIPCLHSIGKPLAEGESDNGLWPCAPLDKKYIAHFPEERLIWSYGSGYGGNALLGKKCLALRIASAQARDEGWMAEHMLILKLTNPEGVVKHVAAAFPSACGKTNLAMLVPTIPGWKVETVGDDIAWMKFGEDGKLYAINPEAGFFGVAPGTSMESNPNAMRSIEKDTIFTNVALTEDGDVWWEGIGYPAPGKLIDWKGNEWEEGKSEGPSSHPNSRFTAKAKNCPSIASNWEDPNGVPIDAFLFGGRRPSVIPLVHEADSWAHGTFMGSIVGSEVTAAALDLKAGTIRRDPMAMLPFCGYNMGEYFQHWIDLGKQEGVQLPKVFFVNWFRKTEDGKWLWPGFGENSRVLEYIFNRCDGKAKTVDTPIGKMPAKGEISLPDGVDEEDMEELLSVDLEGWKAEVADIKANHYPQFGDKLPKELAAFLESLEEKLNA, encoded by the coding sequence ATGAATTTGCCGACTAAGAACAAAAAGCTTATCGACTGGGTCAACGAGTGTGCTGAGCTGATGACACCCGACGCGGTGGTCTGGTGTGATGGATCGGAAGCCGAGTACCAAAAGATGTCCGACATCACGGTTGATTCTGGCTTGGCGGTTCGTTTGAAGAAGCGTCCCAATAGTCTATTGTTTCGCAGTGATCCGAGCGACGTGGCGCGAGTGGAAAACCGTACTTATATTGCATCCAAGACAAAAGAGGCTGCTGGTCCAACCAATAATTGGATCGATCCGAATGAACTCAAAGCGACGATGACCGAACTGTACCGCGGGTGCATGAAGGGACGTACGATGTACGTCATCCCTTTCTCGATGGGTCCGGTTGGTTCAAAGATCGCAAAAATTGGTGTCGAGCTCACGGACAGCCCCTACGTCGTGATGAACATGCACACCATGACACGCGTTGGAACCATCGTGCTCGAAGTGCTCGGTGAAACAGGTGAGTTCATTCCCTGCTTGCATTCGATCGGTAAACCGCTTGCCGAAGGGGAATCCGACAATGGGCTATGGCCATGTGCTCCACTTGACAAGAAGTATATCGCTCATTTCCCAGAAGAACGATTGATTTGGTCTTACGGATCGGGCTACGGCGGTAACGCTCTGCTCGGTAAAAAGTGTTTGGCACTGCGAATTGCATCGGCGCAAGCTCGCGATGAAGGTTGGATGGCCGAGCACATGCTAATCCTGAAGTTGACCAACCCCGAGGGTGTGGTCAAGCACGTGGCTGCTGCCTTCCCAAGTGCTTGCGGTAAAACCAACCTCGCAATGCTGGTTCCGACCATTCCCGGTTGGAAAGTCGAAACGGTTGGTGACGATATCGCATGGATGAAATTTGGCGAGGATGGCAAACTTTATGCGATCAATCCTGAAGCAGGATTCTTTGGCGTTGCTCCAGGCACCTCAATGGAATCGAATCCGAATGCCATGAGGTCGATCGAAAAGGATACAATCTTTACCAATGTTGCCCTGACCGAGGATGGCGATGTTTGGTGGGAAGGGATCGGGTATCCAGCTCCAGGCAAGCTGATCGACTGGAAGGGGAACGAATGGGAGGAAGGCAAGTCGGAAGGTCCTTCGTCGCACCCGAACTCTCGGTTTACAGCCAAGGCAAAGAACTGCCCTTCGATCGCTTCGAATTGGGAAGATCCAAACGGCGTTCCCATTGACGCGTTCCTATTCGGTGGTCGCCGTCCGTCGGTGATTCCATTGGTTCACGAAGCCGATAGCTGGGCACACGGAACTTTCATGGGATCGATCGTCGGATCGGAAGTGACCGCTGCGGCACTTGATTTGAAAGCCGGGACCATTCGCCGCGACCCGATGGCAATGCTGCCATTCTGTGGCTACAACATGGGCGAGTACTTCCAACATTGGATCGATCTTGGAAAACAAGAAGGGGTTCAGCTACCAAAGGTATTCTTCGTCAATTGGTTCCGCAAAACCGAGGACGGAAAATGGCTATGGCCTGGCTTCGGTGAAAACTCGCGAGTGCTCGAGTACATCTTCAACCGCTGTGATGGCAAAGCCAAAACGGTTGACACCCCAATTGGGAAAATGCCAGCCAAGGGTGAGATCAGTCTGCCTGATGGTGTCGACGAAGAGGATATGGAGGAATTGCTTTCGGTCGACCTGGAAGGCTGGAAAGCCGAAGTCGCCGACATCAAGGCAAATCACTATCCGCAATTTGGCGACAAACTGCCGAAAGAATTGGCGGCTTTCCTCGAATCTCTCGAAGAAAAGTTGAACGCCTAA
- a CDS encoding PaaI family thioesterase — protein sequence MRTSKHIQPKDSRTYQERRLQEHPNCFACGANQPNDDGRCSGLGLGLRFELVGNGIVEATFACQQHFEGYPNMLHGGIACMLLDAAMTNCLFANQITAVTGDMNVRFRKPIVIETTAVIRAWIESPQAPLYKVAAELRQDNRIKASAHARFVERNTADQIVQDHPWQQN from the coding sequence ATGCGAACTTCTAAACACATTCAGCCTAAGGATTCACGAACCTATCAGGAGCGGCGTCTCCAGGAGCATCCAAACTGTTTTGCTTGCGGTGCCAATCAACCTAATGATGACGGTCGGTGTAGCGGCTTAGGACTTGGCTTGCGATTCGAACTCGTTGGCAATGGAATCGTCGAAGCAACGTTCGCTTGTCAACAACATTTCGAAGGTTACCCGAACATGCTGCATGGTGGCATCGCGTGCATGTTGCTCGATGCAGCAATGACGAATTGCTTGTTCGCGAATCAGATTACTGCGGTCACCGGAGATATGAATGTACGCTTTCGCAAACCGATTGTGATCGAAACGACCGCGGTCATCCGGGCTTGGATCGAATCGCCACAAGCACCTCTTTACAAAGTCGCGGCGGAGCTTCGTCAAGACAACCGCATCAAAGCGTCGGCACACGCTCGATTTGTCGAGCGAAACACTGCCGATCAAATCGTCCAGGATCATCCATGGCAGCAAAACTAA